The genomic interval ATTCCTGAAGAAATGTCGTCCCTTACAAGCCTCCAAACACTGGTACTAGATGACAACATGTTCACTGGTCAACTTCCGGACTGGCTGGGCTCGCTTCCAGTTTTATCTGTTTTGAGTTTAAAGAAGAATTGGCTTGATGGATCTCTGCCAGATTCATTGAGAAGTTTGGTAACACTCAGAATTCTTGTGCTTTCACATAACCATTTTTTCGGAAAAGTGCCTGATCTCAGTACTTTGACAAACCTTCAGATCCTCGACTTGGAAAATAATTCTTTTGGACCTCAGTTTCCTCAACTTGGGAACAAGTTGGTTACACTTGTATTGAGAAAGAACAGGTTTAGCTCTGCCATCCCTGATGATACAAGCTCTTATTATCAGCTTCAACGGCTTGATATCTCTCTCAATAAATTTTTGGGGCCATTCCAGTTGTCATTGTTATCCCTACCTTCAATTACTTATCTAAATATTGCAGGAAATAGATTCACTGGAATGCTCTTTGAAAATTTGCCTTGCAATTCTCAACTTGAATACGTGGACTTATCCTCAAATCTTTTGACTGGAAGCTTGCCCAGTTGTCTTCTTTCAGATTCTAAGGATAGGATGGTTCTTTATTCTAGGAATTGCTTGGCAACCCATGATCAAAATCAACATCCATTGTCCTTTTGCCGTAAAGAAGCTTTAGCTGTGGGAATCTTACCTCGCAGGCATAAGAGGTTGGCTGAAGCTTCTAAAGCAGTTCTTGCATTGGGTATAATTGGAGGAATTGTTGGGGGCATTGCACTTGTTGGTTTGGCTTTTTTCGTAGTTAGAAGATCTAATGCCAAGAAGCCAATAAAATCTCCTCCAACAACACTAATCACAGAGAATACATCAACAGGATATAGCTCAAAGTTGCTTTCAGGTGCAAGTAAGGTTTCATCTATTCATATGTCAGCATGTGtgtgtttcattttattttggcACGTGGAGGGGCTAAATGCATCTGCCTGCTGGTGTTAGGCATGTGGGTGCAAGTTAAATGCACTTTTGATccctgaaattttaaaaaaattttattttgatcacTGCATTTTTTTCTACTGTAGCTTCTGTAAATTCTAAACTGCTGCAATTTACTGCAAATTGGGTCCAATCATTGTACTGAAATTGCAATGATTTAGAATTGCTGTAAATTGCAAAATGTAGAGTGACCACattagaaaaataaaagttaaacGGACCCAGatagaaaaattttattaaaataaaataaccagACATCATGCTGTATTTATTCATTGCCCTATCATTGGTATGCTGATGCTTTTGATGAACATAGCTATAACTCTACAATGAGGACCAATCTGTGATTTTTTAACCTTTACCAATTATGCTGGATTATTAATTTTTGGACATCAAGATACTAGATTGAAGCTTTTTGAATCTTTAGCTTGTCATCTGAAATTTCAGTTATGAATGTATTTCCTTTTGATCAGACAGAGGAGGGTTAgtttaaattgatttatttaaaAAGCAATAGTCAGATCTGCTCCAGTTATAGCTCACTGATTGAGTGCTCTTGTGCCGAAGATGAACGGGGCTAAGCAATCTGTGTCTCTAGTCTACGGTCAAATGAATGAACCACTAGGAGCTCATATGAGAGTTGGTTGGGCAGAATGGAAAGGGGGAAAAAGTCTAGGGTTGGTACGTAAGGCCGTTTTAGTTTGAATTGAGTAGAAGCCAACGAGATGGGTATTTGATCATTTCATCTCCATCTGAATGCATAATCAATTAGATTCTTTTTAATAAAAGAGACCCTTATAAAGAAATGGTGGAATAAGGAAACCTACAGTATAAGCTTCTTATTTCTGATTTAAAATTTTGatggtatgatatttttcctACCCAAAGGATATATATCTCAAGCAACAAAAATGGGGACACTTGGCCTTCCGGGTTATCGAAACTTCTCACTTGAAGAACTTGAAGAGGCTACAAACAACTTTGACACATCAACTTTCATGGGTGAAGGTTCCCATGGTAAGGTATGCCAACCTATCCATGTAGTATTCAATTTCACATATTGAGGCAATATATGATACTTGTACTCTTCCTATTATCCCCAAATTATATCCATGAATGCACTTTGTCATGTCTATTTAACAGTTTGTAGGTGCAGTAGGCTTCCACATGCATGCATCCCACACTTGCCTGTGTAACTTGTGTGAGACAAAACACGTTATAAAACTCTGCTGGATTTGGAAATGTGAGCTTGATTTACATCTGGATATTCATATAATTGGTTTTAAATTTATGAGGATATACATCAAGTCTTTTTTGTCTGCTTCACGGCCATGCCAATTTTTTAGAAGGCTACTTGATTTCTCTGGTAGCACTTGGAGTTGCATCCTAACTTGTGTGAGACAAAACATGTTATAAAACTCTGCTGGATTTGGAAATGTGTGCTTGATATACATCTGGATATTCATATAATTGGTTTTAAATTTAGGAGGATATGCATTAAGTCTTTTTTGTCTGCTTCATGGCCATGCCAATTTCCCAGAAGGCTACTTGATTTCTCTGGTAGCATTTGGAGTTGAATCCATGATTCCATGTTTACTCCTGATCAGTAGCTATTAATTTGTTCCCGATTACTAAAATGTGTaccattttttcatattttcagtTTGGTGCTGCATAATATTTAACGAGATTTTGTCACTAAAACGCAAAACTCATCTTGCTTCTACTGTGATTACAGGTGTACAGAGGTCAGCTTAAGGATGGTTCACTTGTTGCTATAAGATGCCTGAAAATGAAAAAACCCCAGGGCATTCAAAACTTTATGCACCACATAGAGCTGATTTCAAAATTCAGACATTGCCATTTGGTCAGTGCCCTTGGACACTGCTTTGAGTGTTACTTGGATGATTCAACTGTCAAGATGGTATTCCTTGTCTTTGAATATGTGCCAAATGGAACGCTAAGGGACCGTATCTCTGGTAATCCATGAAAGTAACACTCCTTTAATAATTGCTTCTCTTGATTCTTAATGCATGATGGGAGATATAAGAGCCACACCAGTCACCCTTATTGCACTATTTAGGTTAAGTCCATTTCTCAAGAGTTACCGTCTTTAGGGAATTCTTTGCTGGATCTTTTGTTGATTTTGATAtaaaattatgaatatgattAATTAGTTACCTGCAATTAACTGAATTGGTATTTGGGAACATTCTTATTTGTATTgataaacaaaaaacaaaaacaaaaacaaacaaacaaacaaacaaacaaacaaacaaacaaaaacaaaaaaaaaaggtaaattaagaattttttgtttaaaagaaaAGCTGGTACACAGGTGGCATACAGAGAAGACAGAAGATAACAATAACAATGATACAGTTGAGCTCTCAAGAAACTACACCGAATTCATCTAAAAACTGAAACCCCTTCAATTTCATTCTCCTCTGAATTTCAGCCAGAAGAAAAGTGCACCTAAGGGTGGAATCTTTCATGGGATATTGCGTCCCCCTTCGCTGAAAATTCTGTTGTTGCATTCTCTCCAAATGTGCCCAAAAGTAGCAGAGTTTTCTGAAGTTGTTTTTTCCTTCCTAAAATGCAAAGTATCAGAGTTTTCAGAAGCTGCTTTTTTCCTTCTAAGTGAGAATACCCATCTGATTTTCAAGAACCACTAGGAACATGCTCCAAAAATCCTGAGATACTCTGCAGAGCAGAAGCAGGTATGGTGTTGTCTCCAAATTATTGCTGCATAGAAAACAATAGTTTGCTAAGGGCCAGTCCTCCACAGCGAGGTGTCCAGCAT from Malania oleifera isolate guangnan ecotype guangnan chromosome 9, ASM2987363v1, whole genome shotgun sequence carries:
- the LOC131163680 gene encoding probable inactive leucine-rich repeat receptor-like protein kinase At3g03770 isoform X3, which produces MGKLFSYSEILFMFIISLSVHYSEQLQSSQALTLLRIQEILNFPAILSGWKNSTDFCNTEPSSSLTVVCYEETITQLHIIGDKGVFPLPQNFSIDSFITTLVKLPNLKVLTLVSLGLWGPFPGKIARLSSLEILNISSNFFYGAIPEEMSSLTSLQTLVLDDNMFTGQLPDWLGSLPVLSVLSLKKNWLDGSLPDSLRSLVTLRILVLSHNHFFGKVPDLSTLTNLQILDLENNSFGPQFPQLGNKLVTLVLRKNRFSSAIPDDTSSYYQLQRLDISLNKFLGPFQLSLLSLPSITYLNIAGNRFTGMLFENLPCNSQLEYVDLSSNLLTGSLPSCLLSDSKDRMVLYSRNCLATHDQNQHPLSFCRKEALAVGILPRRHKRLAEASKAVLALGIIGGIVGGIALVGLAFFVVRRSNAKKPIKSPPTTLITENTSTGYSSKLLSGYISQATKMGTLGLPGYRNFSLEELEEATNNFDTSTFMGEGSHGKVYRGQLKDGSLVAIRCLKMKKPQGIQNFMHHIELISKFRHCHLVSALGHCFECYLDDSTVKMVFLVFEYVPNGTLRDRISGWHARQTLTWPQRIAAAIGVAKGIQFLHTGIMPGVFSNNLKITDVLLDRNLVAKINSYNLPLLTQNIGKFQVGQGISSGGYKEYNINASGKIGDKTDVYDFGVILLEIITGRPLSSRSEVDVVKDQLQASITADDATRRTFVDSEVCTACSDLSLKTMMDICMRCLLKDPADRPSVDDVLWNLQFAAQVQDAWRGDSQSSEGSPASPSQPPQLHLTSQKYQL
- the LOC131163680 gene encoding probable inactive leucine-rich repeat receptor-like protein kinase At3g03770 isoform X4, with product MGKLFSYSEILFMFIISLSVHYSEQLQSSQALTLLRIQEILNFPAILSGWKNSTDFCNTEPSSSLTVVCYEETITQLHIIGDKGVFPLPQNFSIDSFITTLVKLPNLKVLTLVSLGLWGPFPGKIARLSSLEILNISSNFFYGAIPEEMSSLTSLQTLVLDDNMFTGQLPDWLGSLPVLSVLSLKKNWLDGSLPDSLRSLVTLRILVLSHNHFFGKVPDLSTLTNLQILDLENNSFGPQFPQLGNKLVTLVLRKNRFSSAIPDDTSSYYQLQRLDISLNKFLGPFQLSLLSLPSITYLNIAGNRFTGMLFENLPCNSQLEYVDLSSNLLTGSLPSCLLSDSKDRMVLYSRNCLATHDQNQHPLSFCRKEALAVGILPRRHKRLAEASKAVLALGIIGGIVGGIALVGLAFFVVRRSNAKKPIKSPPTTLITENTSTGYSSKLLSGYISQATKMGTLGLPGYRNFSLEELEEATNNFDTSTFMGEGSHGKVYRGQLKDGSLVAIRCLKMKKPQGIQNFMHHIELISKFRHCHLVSALGHCFECYLDDSTVKMVFLVFEYVPNGTLRDRISGWHARQTLTWPQRIAAAIGVAKGIQFLHTGIMPGVFSNNLKITDVLLDRNLVAKINSYNLPLLTQNIGKVGQGISSGGYKEYNINASGKIGDKTDVYDFGVILLEIITGRPLSSRSEVDVVKDQLQASITADDATRRTFVDSEVCTACSDLSLKTMMDICMRCLLKDPADRPSVDDVLWNLQFAAQVQDAWRGDSQSSEGSPASPSQPPQLHLTSQKYQL
- the LOC131163680 gene encoding probable inactive leucine-rich repeat receptor-like protein kinase At3g03770 isoform X1, whose protein sequence is MGKLFSYSEILFMFIISLSVHYSEQLQSSQALTLLRIQEILNFPAILSGWKNSTDFCNTEPSSSLTVVCYEETITQLHIIGDKGVFPLPQNFSIDSFITTLVKLPNLKVLTLVSLGLWGPFPGKIARLSSLEILNISSNFFYGAIPEEMSSLTSLQTLVLDDNMFTGQLPDWLGSLPVLSVLSLKKNWLDGSLPDSLRSLVTLRILVLSHNHFFGKVPDLSTLTNLQILDLENNSFGPQFPQLGNKLVTLVLRKNRFSSAIPDDTSSYYQLQRLDISLNKFLGPFQLSLLSLPSITYLNIAGNRFTGMLFENLPCNSQLEYVDLSSNLLTGSLPSCLLSDSKDRMVLYSRNCLATHDQNQHPLSFCRKEALAVGILPRRHKRLAEASKAVLALGIIGGIVGGIALVGLAFFVVRRSNAKKPIKSPPTTLITENTSTGYSSKLLSGARYISQATKMGTLGLPGYRNFSLEELEEATNNFDTSTFMGEGSHGKVYRGQLKDGSLVAIRCLKMKKPQGIQNFMHHIELISKFRHCHLVSALGHCFECYLDDSTVKMVFLVFEYVPNGTLRDRISGWHARQTLTWPQRIAAAIGVAKGIQFLHTGIMPGVFSNNLKITDVLLDRNLVAKINSYNLPLLTQNIGKFQVGQGISSGGYKEYNINASGKIGDKTDVYDFGVILLEIITGRPLSSRSEVDVVKDQLQASITADDATRRTFVDSEVCTACSDLSLKTMMDICMRCLLKDPADRPSVDDVLWNLQFAAQVQDAWRGDSQSSEGSPASPSQPPQLHLTSQKYQL
- the LOC131163680 gene encoding probable inactive leucine-rich repeat receptor-like protein kinase At3g03770 isoform X2, translating into MGKLFSYSEILFMFIISLSVHYSEQLQSSQALTLLRIQEILNFPAILSGWKNSTDFCNTEPSSSLTVVCYEETITQLHIIGDKGVFPLPQNFSIDSFITTLVKLPNLKVLTLVSLGLWGPFPGKIARLSSLEILNISSNFFYGAIPEEMSSLTSLQTLVLDDNMFTGQLPDWLGSLPVLSVLSLKKNWLDGSLPDSLRSLVTLRILVLSHNHFFGKVPDLSTLTNLQILDLENNSFGPQFPQLGNKLVTLVLRKNRFSSAIPDDTSSYYQLQRLDISLNKFLGPFQLSLLSLPSITYLNIAGNRFTGMLFENLPCNSQLEYVDLSSNLLTGSLPSCLLSDSKDRMVLYSRNCLATHDQNQHPLSFCRKEALAVGILPRRHKRLAEASKAVLALGIIGGIVGGIALVGLAFFVVRRSNAKKPIKSPPTTLITENTSTGYSSKLLSGARYISQATKMGTLGLPGYRNFSLEELEEATNNFDTSTFMGEGSHGKVYRGQLKDGSLVAIRCLKMKKPQGIQNFMHHIELISKFRHCHLVSALGHCFECYLDDSTVKMVFLVFEYVPNGTLRDRISGWHARQTLTWPQRIAAAIGVAKGIQFLHTGIMPGVFSNNLKITDVLLDRNLVAKINSYNLPLLTQNIGKVGQGISSGGYKEYNINASGKIGDKTDVYDFGVILLEIITGRPLSSRSEVDVVKDQLQASITADDATRRTFVDSEVCTACSDLSLKTMMDICMRCLLKDPADRPSVDDVLWNLQFAAQVQDAWRGDSQSSEGSPASPSQPPQLHLTSQKYQL